The following proteins are co-located in the Leptospira weilii genome:
- the lp30 gene encoding plasminogen-binding receptor Lp30: MSIFLNRIVFVAFFVLVSNCTKEVVRVYNPITDKDKKSYGVMAFGLYAYNQNHKDLLNLFSKDSGTVFAELGMYGVKFSEVVSKDAKKNSLNVSPYPIEEPVMAEKVESTQYLEGKTGYLSPFYLLLSLDPAKEYAITGITYTYQVSCGQKCRRTVVRDFSIEPFKSFKAFPIKTKAGDITFGGILMARVTPSSKDDPYGIADDAPNLSELFAGNKVLVNLESGEEYIKGMESNYLKKLFYGGEVSQKNAEKLFYENLIKAYPEGYWKTLAEKKRAALGN, encoded by the coding sequence ATGTCAATTTTTTTAAATCGGATTGTGTTCGTCGCGTTTTTTGTATTAGTTTCGAATTGTACGAAGGAAGTGGTGCGTGTATATAATCCTATAACGGATAAAGATAAAAAATCATACGGGGTTATGGCTTTCGGACTTTATGCGTACAATCAAAACCATAAAGATTTATTGAATTTATTCAGCAAAGATTCAGGGACGGTATTTGCCGAGCTTGGAATGTACGGGGTTAAATTTTCCGAGGTCGTTTCAAAAGACGCCAAAAAAAATTCTCTGAATGTAAGCCCGTATCCGATTGAAGAACCGGTGATGGCGGAAAAAGTAGAATCGACCCAGTATCTTGAAGGAAAAACCGGATATCTTTCACCGTTTTATCTTTTACTCTCGCTTGATCCCGCAAAGGAATATGCAATCACCGGAATAACTTATACTTATCAAGTAAGTTGTGGTCAGAAGTGCAGACGAACCGTGGTTCGGGATTTTTCGATAGAACCGTTCAAATCTTTTAAGGCATTTCCTATCAAAACAAAAGCGGGGGATATCACATTTGGCGGGATTTTGATGGCAAGGGTGACTCCGTCTTCCAAAGACGATCCTTACGGAATTGCGGATGATGCTCCGAATCTCAGCGAACTTTTTGCCGGAAATAAAGTATTGGTAAATCTGGAATCTGGAGAAGAGTATATCAAAGGAATGGAATCTAATTATTTAAAGAAATTATTTTACGGTGGAGAAGTAAGTCAGAAGAACGCGGAAAAATTGTTCTATGAGAATCTAATCAAAGCGTATCCGGAAGGTTATTGGAAAACACTTGCCGAAAAAAAGAGGGCTGCTTTGGGCAATTAA
- a CDS encoding thioredoxin family protein encodes MSLLESEKIPLGSLLPEFRLEDPEGKIYSSDQLFGSTGLLLAVTCNHCPYAQAIWPRLIRFAGEIRSLGVRTVAINPNIHPDYPDDSPQMMLSKIKEWGIPFPYLVDKTQEVAKKLSSMCTPDIYLYDEEKKLYYHGRMDDNWKNEKQVSRKELEYAVHQLVKGNPAPINQMPSIGCSIKWKE; translated from the coding sequence ATGTCTCTTCTCGAATCTGAAAAAATACCCTTAGGAAGTTTGCTCCCTGAATTTCGTTTGGAAGATCCGGAGGGAAAAATATATTCTTCCGATCAACTGTTCGGTTCGACGGGATTGTTGTTGGCCGTGACTTGTAATCATTGTCCTTATGCTCAAGCGATTTGGCCGAGGTTGATTCGTTTTGCCGGAGAAATCCGATCTCTTGGAGTCAGGACGGTCGCAATCAATCCGAATATTCATCCGGATTATCCTGACGATTCTCCCCAAATGATGCTTTCGAAAATAAAGGAATGGGGGATTCCCTTTCCTTATTTAGTTGATAAGACCCAAGAGGTCGCAAAAAAATTAAGTTCGATGTGCACGCCGGATATTTATCTTTATGATGAGGAAAAAAAGCTTTATTATCATGGAAGAATGGATGATAACTGGAAGAACGAAAAGCAGGTCTCTAGAAAGGAACTGGAATACGCGGTTCATCAACTTGTAAAAGGAAATCCCGCACCGATCAATCAAATGCCTTCGATAGGTTGTTCCATCAAATGGAAGGAATGA
- a CDS encoding DUF1564 domain-containing protein yields MDILLLDDGQKIESALIEGRFGLDSLLVPFAYWDRLSREEKKILPRRLPFLLRRYGKYIAAMQRLHCKAGKIKYNRGVGKMKKFSIRVNTGTWAILGALAAAHGVSRCYLFNYMLWLEDVGVGDSIVETLNRGVPSFHGTYRMIWTLDLRQNLISRELEFKPNPMTERYFRGS; encoded by the coding sequence ATGGATATTCTTTTATTGGATGACGGTCAAAAAATTGAATCCGCCTTGATTGAGGGTCGGTTCGGTTTGGATTCTCTTTTGGTTCCGTTTGCTTATTGGGATCGTTTGAGTCGGGAAGAGAAAAAAATTCTTCCGAGACGTCTTCCGTTTTTATTACGAAGATACGGGAAATACATTGCGGCGATGCAACGTCTCCATTGTAAGGCGGGTAAAATCAAATACAACCGGGGAGTCGGGAAAATGAAAAAATTCAGTATTCGTGTGAATACTGGGACTTGGGCGATTTTAGGTGCGCTTGCGGCGGCGCACGGTGTATCAAGGTGTTATCTTTTTAATTATATGCTTTGGTTGGAAGACGTCGGAGTGGGAGATTCTATCGTGGAGACTTTAAATAGAGGAGTTCCTAGTTTTCATGGGACTTACAGAATGATCTGGACGCTCGATTTACGACAAAATCTAATATCCAGGGAATTGGAATTCAAACCGAACCCAATGACCGAACGCTATTTCCGAGGTTCCTGA
- a CDS encoding flagellar hook-length control protein FliK, with translation MNISGDLSISEFKTERYVEAVPTKNMGGGFVRKNSFLDLMKILQGSVQKGLDETLTEIQNTFSKTEDSAVQEENVESLDEKKTESVHSKEEVESEIVKISKEKEKEPQAIEEAVNVVALPWFLVAEAKPNEIIDPKVEIPDELQAEIMKEVFVEVSEPKQPTSTSKLIENLFSKEESSFDVKRETFVSLEDPKEIQSLTSKKEGSVREVESKLSESKVVSEISKFNETNIKEFQENGKGFPNKEISFKGVDETKTEVPKELILDSEKWKIDKDKKTDSYANLKSSGREEIKTAILSQFSENSSGKSGQEQAFRSGGGDSYSSLVKGLGVPAVSGRETNILGKDFSISKETNVLSKRDIQQNFQSLIRSARVQILENGRTEASIRMNPKDLGQMSLSISTDNDVVRGKLLVESDTVKQQLVAELANLKQDLKANGLELESLVIEVREETFAFSEGSDKNGKDPHSFQAAFGEDDFKNSFYEEDELYFEEISSESHGFSEKTEGKTQKLLDLKV, from the coding sequence ATGAATATTTCTGGTGATTTATCCATTTCGGAATTCAAAACGGAGCGATATGTCGAAGCCGTTCCCACAAAGAATATGGGAGGAGGGTTTGTCAGAAAGAATTCCTTTCTTGATTTAATGAAAATCTTACAAGGCTCTGTGCAAAAGGGATTGGATGAAACTCTGACTGAAATTCAAAATACGTTTTCAAAAACGGAAGATTCCGCAGTTCAAGAAGAGAATGTGGAAAGCTTAGACGAAAAAAAGACCGAGTCTGTACATTCTAAGGAAGAAGTCGAATCGGAGATCGTAAAAATCTCAAAAGAAAAGGAAAAAGAACCCCAGGCAATTGAAGAAGCGGTTAACGTAGTAGCATTACCTTGGTTTCTTGTTGCGGAAGCGAAACCGAACGAAATTATAGATCCCAAAGTCGAGATCCCTGACGAACTTCAAGCGGAAATTATGAAAGAAGTTTTCGTTGAAGTCTCGGAACCCAAACAACCAACTTCCACGAGCAAACTAATCGAAAACCTTTTTTCAAAAGAGGAAAGTTCGTTTGATGTGAAGAGGGAAACTTTTGTTTCTCTTGAAGACCCGAAGGAAATCCAAAGCCTAACTTCTAAAAAAGAAGGTTCGGTCCGCGAAGTGGAATCGAAATTATCCGAATCTAAAGTCGTATCCGAAATATCTAAATTTAACGAAACCAACATAAAAGAATTTCAAGAGAATGGTAAGGGATTTCCCAACAAAGAAATCTCTTTCAAAGGTGTGGACGAAACCAAGACGGAAGTTCCTAAAGAACTGATTCTCGATTCAGAAAAGTGGAAGATCGATAAGGATAAAAAAACGGATTCTTATGCGAATTTAAAATCTTCCGGAAGGGAAGAGATTAAGACAGCAATATTGAGTCAATTCTCCGAAAATTCTTCTGGAAAGTCGGGACAGGAACAAGCCTTCCGTTCCGGGGGAGGGGATTCTTACTCTTCTCTTGTAAAAGGACTTGGAGTTCCGGCCGTTTCCGGAAGGGAAACGAACATACTCGGAAAAGATTTTTCCATATCCAAAGAAACTAACGTTCTTTCTAAGAGAGACATCCAGCAAAATTTCCAAAGTCTGATCCGCTCTGCCCGAGTGCAGATTCTTGAAAACGGAAGAACGGAAGCGAGTATCCGAATGAATCCGAAAGACTTAGGGCAGATGTCTCTTTCCATTTCCACAGACAATGACGTTGTGCGGGGAAAACTTCTCGTGGAGTCCGATACCGTTAAACAGCAGTTAGTTGCCGAGCTTGCAAATCTAAAGCAAGATCTTAAAGCGAACGGTCTTGAACTTGAGTCTCTCGTGATCGAAGTCAGAGAGGAAACCTTCGCATTCAGCGAAGGATCCGATAAGAATGGAAAAGATCCGCATTCTTTCCAAGCCGCTTTCGGAGAGGACGACTTTAAAAATTCTTTTTACGAGGAAGACGAACTTTATTTCGAAGAAATTTCTTCCGAGTCTCATGGTTTTTCGGAAAAAACCGAAGGGAAAACGCAGAAACTGCTCGATCTGAAAGTATAG
- a CDS encoding flagellar hook capping FlgD N-terminal domain-containing protein — protein sequence MSETTGISQQATRDRYLEGDRSFNIRNHMENLEREEKNGLKGIEIRSTVKSLGKDDFLKLLITQLSSQDPTNPVKDQDFIAQMAQFSSLEQMNNISTGIQKMGNRQSFSLVGKLVSGPDFVTGESVAGIAGALFFDGEGKTFVRVNGRSIDVEQISLISDPVVLKEQEAVYNQSQPQQSAPAQTSTRALEIGTHVSSQESPVSTVSPNASQTEIEKKETVSAIEKQREVDASTVERQTSQKKIVVEQKTSDWKFPGKDKSNSYE from the coding sequence ATGTCGGAAACAACGGGCATCAGCCAGCAAGCAACCAGAGATCGTTATCTCGAAGGAGACAGAAGTTTCAATATCCGGAACCACATGGAAAATTTGGAACGGGAAGAAAAGAACGGTCTCAAAGGGATCGAAATCCGTTCCACTGTAAAATCTCTCGGCAAGGATGATTTTCTTAAACTGCTCATAACGCAACTTTCTTCCCAAGATCCTACCAACCCGGTCAAAGACCAAGACTTTATCGCACAGATGGCTCAGTTCTCTTCTCTGGAACAAATGAATAATATTTCCACCGGAATTCAGAAGATGGGAAACCGTCAGAGTTTTTCTCTGGTTGGTAAACTCGTTTCGGGTCCCGATTTTGTAACCGGTGAAAGCGTCGCGGGAATTGCAGGCGCTCTTTTTTTCGATGGGGAGGGGAAGACTTTCGTTCGTGTGAACGGAAGATCCATAGACGTCGAACAAATTTCCTTAATCAGCGATCCGGTCGTTTTAAAAGAACAGGAAGCCGTTTACAATCAGAGTCAACCGCAGCAATCCGCTCCGGCTCAAACATCGACTCGCGCTCTGGAGATCGGGACTCATGTTTCTTCTCAAGAGTCTCCTGTCTCTACTGTGTCGCCTAACGCTTCACAAACGGAGATCGAAAAAAAAGAAACGGTGTCGGCAATCGAAAAACAAAGGGAAGTCGACGCTTCGACCGTGGAACGACAAACATCGCAAAAGAAAATCGTCGTCGAACAAAAGACTTCGGACTGGAAGTTCCCGGGAAAAGACAAAAGCAATTCATACGAATAA
- the flgE gene encoding flagellar hook protein FlgE, whose amino-acid sequence MMRSLYSGVSGLKNHQVRMDVIGNNISNVNTHGFKTERVTFQDMISQELRGASEPKENIGGVNPQQVGLGSLIAAIDKIMTQGSLQTTGKNTDVAMSGEGFFIVKDGDKQFYTRAGAFNLDKNGYYVNPANGLKVQGWNARLDDKGNKFINSSASIEDIIIPVYSKEPAKATSQIDFKSNLNSSAPAVPPDATQEEITAMINDPDPKMRRGHVTTIKTFDDQGVQREFKMEFYKVRDNTWKARLSMTDATQLSADVSGTGGQNTQLPGNTELEFGFTPDGKLVYVSDGVDSMNSGKLNAKVSFRIAGNPAVQSFDLNLGEAGMVDGITQFSSDFTTKAVKQDGYTMGYLESFSIDNSGTITGVFSNGVRQPLARIATAVFNNPAGLDKAGDTMFAYSMNSGEPNIGEAGVQGRGKINAGILEMSNVDLSDQFTDMIVTQRGFQANSRTITTSDQMIQEVLGLKR is encoded by the coding sequence ATGATGAGGTCACTCTATTCCGGTGTATCCGGACTTAAGAACCATCAGGTCCGAATGGATGTCATTGGAAACAACATCTCCAACGTGAACACGCACGGTTTTAAAACCGAACGCGTTACGTTTCAGGATATGATTTCTCAGGAACTCAGAGGAGCTTCCGAACCTAAGGAGAATATAGGAGGCGTGAACCCTCAACAAGTCGGTTTGGGTTCCTTGATTGCGGCGATTGATAAGATCATGACCCAAGGTTCTCTCCAAACCACGGGTAAAAATACGGACGTCGCAATGTCCGGCGAAGGATTTTTTATCGTAAAGGACGGGGACAAACAATTTTATACGAGAGCCGGGGCTTTTAACCTCGATAAGAACGGCTACTACGTAAACCCGGCGAACGGGCTTAAGGTTCAGGGTTGGAACGCAAGACTGGACGACAAAGGAAATAAGTTCATCAATTCTTCCGCGTCCATCGAAGATATTATCATTCCCGTATATTCCAAAGAACCGGCGAAGGCGACTTCTCAGATCGATTTCAAATCGAACCTGAATTCTTCCGCACCCGCGGTTCCTCCGGACGCGACTCAGGAAGAGATCACCGCGATGATCAACGATCCCGATCCTAAGATGAGAAGAGGTCATGTAACCACGATTAAGACCTTCGACGATCAGGGGGTTCAGAGAGAATTTAAAATGGAATTTTATAAGGTCCGCGATAACACTTGGAAGGCGCGTCTGAGTATGACCGATGCGACCCAACTTTCGGCGGACGTTTCCGGAACGGGAGGACAAAACACTCAACTTCCGGGAAACACCGAACTTGAGTTCGGATTTACTCCCGACGGAAAACTTGTCTACGTTTCCGACGGAGTCGACTCGATGAACAGCGGTAAGCTGAACGCGAAGGTTTCCTTTAGAATCGCAGGTAACCCAGCGGTTCAAAGCTTTGACCTCAATCTCGGAGAAGCGGGAATGGTGGACGGAATCACTCAATTCTCCTCCGACTTTACTACTAAGGCCGTAAAACAAGACGGTTATACGATGGGTTATCTCGAATCCTTTTCCATCGATAATTCCGGAACGATCACCGGGGTATTTTCCAACGGAGTTCGCCAACCTCTCGCAAGAATCGCGACCGCGGTTTTTAACAACCCCGCGGGTTTGGACAAGGCCGGAGACACGATGTTCGCGTATTCCATGAACTCGGGAGAACCTAACATCGGTGAGGCGGGAGTTCAAGGAAGAGGTAAGATCAACGCGGGAATTTTAGAAATGTCTAACGTGGATCTTTCCGATCAGTTTACGGATATGATCGTGACTCAAAGAGGTTTCCAAGCGAACTCAAGGACGATCACCACTTCCGATCAGATGATTCAGGAAGTTCTGGGACTCAAACGTTAA
- a CDS encoding HD domain-containing phosphohydrolase: MSQEFPKYIVTDFRSIVERLDPIVLRLGIQFLNLKEFIQSEHILNSIGFLNVVFYLSASRLKETQREIHERFQKNPLILSRFILNENLDYVHSKDLKIEEDLIFSILPESSSDMILNKTFLNAFTQLQMITDQFDLQHKVNTTKYEISKLTQIGINLADEKDINKLLREIIFSAREIAIADSGSLYLVEKDEQGVAHNLRFKISSMDINTEEFLLPINKSSVAGYVAATGKILNIPNVYDLPKDAEYTFNSNFDVLSNYHTKSMLVVPMKNHRDEVVGVIQLINKKRNFNQKLTIEQMKGEDIFPFDDYSAQLVMSVAGQAAVAIQNNHLLKEIETLFEGFVTASVNAIEARDPTTSGHSFRVAILTVGLAETVDSIREGKYRHTKFSKEQIKEIRYASLLHDFGKVGVREKVLVKSKKLEDYELELIRWRFEYIKKDIESKILQKKMDYLKKNGSAGFSDYEISLEFELQVEYQKLDRMFQVVVDSNEPSILEESNFQMLEEIAQVNYFTTGGDRMNLISPYEFGFLTIKKGSLDLAERKEIESHVEHTFQFLSMIPWTGDLKMVPSIAHAHHEKLDGTGYPRGLTADSIPVQSKIMAISDIFDALTDKDRPYKRAVPVERALDILQMEAKENHVDADLLKIFIDGKIYENLNDSRYLR; this comes from the coding sequence ATGAGTCAGGAATTTCCTAAATATATAGTTACGGACTTTCGTTCTATCGTTGAAAGGTTGGATCCGATCGTTCTCCGTTTGGGAATACAATTTTTAAATCTTAAAGAATTCATTCAGTCCGAACATATTCTCAATTCCATCGGATTCTTAAACGTCGTTTTCTATTTGTCGGCTTCTCGTCTCAAAGAAACTCAAAGAGAAATTCATGAACGGTTTCAGAAAAATCCGTTGATCCTAAGCCGTTTCATTTTAAACGAAAACTTGGATTATGTTCACTCGAAAGACCTAAAAATCGAGGAAGACCTGATCTTTTCGATCCTGCCGGAATCGTCTTCGGATATGATCTTAAACAAAACCTTTCTCAACGCGTTCACTCAGCTTCAGATGATCACGGATCAGTTCGATCTTCAACACAAAGTGAACACTACGAAGTACGAAATCTCGAAGTTGACTCAGATCGGAATCAATCTCGCGGATGAAAAGGACATCAATAAACTTCTCCGGGAAATTATTTTTAGCGCGAGAGAAATAGCGATCGCCGATTCAGGATCCTTATACCTCGTGGAAAAGGACGAGCAGGGAGTTGCGCATAACCTTAGATTTAAAATTTCTTCTATGGATATCAATACGGAGGAATTTTTACTTCCGATTAATAAATCCAGTGTCGCTGGTTACGTTGCCGCCACGGGAAAAATTCTGAACATCCCGAACGTTTATGATCTGCCGAAAGACGCGGAATATACGTTCAATAGCAATTTCGACGTTCTTTCCAATTATCACACGAAATCCATGCTCGTGGTTCCTATGAAAAATCATAGAGACGAGGTTGTGGGAGTCATTCAACTCATTAACAAGAAAAGGAACTTCAATCAAAAGCTGACCATTGAACAGATGAAAGGGGAGGATATTTTTCCTTTCGACGATTATTCCGCTCAGCTTGTGATGAGCGTCGCAGGGCAGGCTGCGGTCGCGATTCAGAACAATCATCTTTTAAAGGAGATTGAAACTCTTTTTGAGGGTTTCGTAACGGCGTCCGTAAACGCGATCGAAGCCAGAGATCCCACGACGAGCGGTCACTCGTTTCGAGTTGCCATTCTGACGGTCGGTTTGGCGGAAACGGTGGATTCTATCCGGGAAGGTAAATACAGACACACTAAATTTTCGAAAGAACAAATCAAAGAAATACGTTATGCGTCATTGCTTCACGATTTCGGAAAAGTGGGGGTTCGGGAAAAAGTTTTGGTCAAATCCAAAAAACTGGAAGACTACGAACTCGAGTTGATTCGTTGGAGATTCGAATACATCAAAAAAGACATCGAATCCAAAATACTTCAAAAAAAGATGGATTACTTAAAAAAAAACGGAAGCGCCGGCTTCTCCGATTACGAGATCTCTCTCGAATTCGAACTTCAGGTGGAATACCAAAAGCTTGATAGGATGTTTCAGGTCGTTGTCGATTCCAACGAACCATCCATATTAGAAGAATCTAATTTTCAAATGTTGGAAGAAATAGCTCAGGTGAATTATTTCACAACGGGAGGGGACAGGATGAATTTGATTTCCCCGTATGAATTCGGTTTTTTGACGATCAAAAAAGGGTCTTTGGATCTGGCGGAAAGAAAGGAAATCGAATCTCATGTGGAACATACGTTTCAGTTTTTAAGTATGATTCCTTGGACCGGAGACCTGAAAATGGTTCCTTCCATCGCTCATGCGCATCACGAAAAACTCGACGGCACCGGTTATCCGAGAGGACTTACCGCCGATTCGATTCCGGTTCAATCGAAAATTATGGCGATCTCTGATATTTTCGACGCGCTTACCGATAAGGATCGGCCCTATAAAAGGGCGGTTCCTGTGGAAAGAGCGTTGGATATACTACAAATGGAAGCGAAGGAGAATCACGTAGATGCTGATCTTCTCAAGATTTTTATTGACGGAAAGATTTACGAAAATTTAAATGACTCTAGATATTTGCGTTAA
- a CDS encoding ankyrin repeat domain-containing protein, protein MSQTIEEQLNQAILSGNVSFITDYIQSGAGFGKITLVTPDGYGASPLRLAAIAETKYKGSPEITKLILENSSAEEQGEVLYFFASEDKYLEQASALLRAGIQVDSGQENSTPLQLAVGNQNPKMVYLLLSYGADPNRKGEDGSAFDSADSNPLYEGMLNSALNGNLKSPYYFIDLEKVKLSLNRWANSIQAFAQNNTDKTFYVFGIDGGRLVANSEEEFQKTLKKYQEKYPDRYNQEDKIQSLRYNPGDFSFSIPEKWNDDAGDVIHLDDSFLNPMENETRIEKELLRDGLILNRNLIFKDLKLSSDFRISAFGHVY, encoded by the coding sequence GTGTCTCAAACAATCGAAGAACAATTAAATCAAGCGATACTTTCCGGAAACGTTTCTTTTATAACCGACTACATTCAATCAGGGGCCGGTTTTGGAAAGATCACGTTGGTAACTCCGGATGGATACGGAGCATCTCCTCTCCGATTGGCGGCGATCGCGGAAACAAAATACAAGGGCTCGCCCGAGATTACGAAGTTAATACTTGAAAACTCAAGCGCAGAGGAGCAGGGAGAGGTTTTATATTTTTTCGCTTCCGAAGACAAATATTTGGAGCAAGCAAGCGCGTTGCTTCGAGCGGGAATACAAGTCGATTCCGGACAGGAAAACTCCACGCCACTTCAATTGGCAGTCGGTAATCAAAATCCTAAAATGGTTTATCTGCTTCTTTCTTACGGAGCGGATCCGAATCGAAAAGGGGAAGACGGTTCTGCATTTGATTCTGCTGATTCCAATCCATTGTATGAGGGCATGCTAAATTCCGCTTTGAATGGGAATCTTAAATCGCCTTACTATTTTATTGATTTAGAAAAAGTTAAACTATCATTGAATCGCTGGGCGAATTCTATCCAAGCGTTTGCGCAAAACAATACGGACAAAACGTTTTATGTTTTTGGAATCGACGGAGGTCGGCTCGTGGCAAACTCCGAGGAGGAATTTCAGAAAACTTTGAAAAAATATCAGGAAAAATATCCGGATCGGTACAATCAGGAAGATAAGATTCAATCGTTACGATACAATCCAGGTGATTTTTCGTTTTCAATTCCTGAGAAATGGAATGACGACGCCGGAGATGTTATCCATTTAGATGATTCCTTCTTGAATCCTATGGAAAATGAAACCAGAATTGAAAAGGAATTGTTGCGGGACGGATTGATCCTGAATCGAAATCTGATTTTCAAAGATTTAAAACTTTCTTCTGATTTTAGGATATCCGCGTTCGGGCACGTGTATTAA
- the murD gene encoding UDP-N-acetylmuramoyl-L-alanine--D-glutamate ligase: MKFPESLKGLKTLVLGGGISGNSALDFLISEEAQPILCDRNRPETISVPFFHDNTDPRSFPEISLIIKSPGILPTHPILSYAVEKKIPVFSEIDLGRFFFKGKIIGVTGTDGKSTTTSLVSHLLKKDFSDLKEGGNLGVPFTSFCKESISLAVLELSSYQLEDSFPLHLNVSVFLNLAADHLERHKTMENYFRAKLKIADLSNRDHSLIVSEKIREKILNSSSVRCKLLSFGRTTTSEAVLDENSSEIRTSKFVYDISRFYLPGTHNRENLAAAILASEAIGGKPESIQSQIPLFKGLPHRFQIAGERQGISFINDSKSTNLHSMLAGMSTWKNLDQTCLILGGRPKQEDPKPLYDFLMRGIGSVFLIGEARSVWEIGIRKVVGDRLFSVENLNDAFDLFKKGNVISKTVYGNVLKRIRLPNGAEIGAIVFSPACASFDQYKNFEERGNHFLSLVEDFIRTID; this comes from the coding sequence ATGAAATTTCCCGAGTCCTTGAAAGGCTTAAAGACTCTTGTGTTGGGAGGAGGTATCTCCGGAAACTCCGCACTTGATTTTTTAATCTCCGAAGAAGCGCAACCGATTCTCTGCGATCGAAATCGACCCGAAACGATATCCGTCCCTTTTTTTCACGATAACACCGACCCACGATCTTTTCCCGAAATTTCATTGATCATCAAATCGCCCGGAATTTTACCAACACACCCGATTCTTTCTTATGCGGTCGAAAAAAAAATTCCCGTGTTTTCCGAAATCGATCTCGGCAGATTTTTTTTTAAAGGGAAAATCATCGGTGTCACGGGAACGGATGGAAAGTCGACGACAACTTCTCTAGTTTCTCATCTTCTGAAAAAAGATTTTTCCGATCTCAAAGAAGGGGGAAACCTAGGAGTCCCATTCACTTCCTTCTGCAAAGAATCGATTTCCTTAGCAGTTTTAGAACTCTCCAGTTATCAACTCGAAGATTCGTTTCCGCTTCATTTGAATGTGTCCGTATTCTTAAATCTCGCTGCCGACCATTTGGAGAGACACAAAACGATGGAAAATTACTTTCGTGCAAAACTCAAAATTGCGGATCTTTCGAATCGCGATCATTCTTTAATCGTCTCCGAAAAGATCAGGGAAAAAATTCTAAATTCCTCTTCCGTTCGGTGCAAGTTATTGAGCTTTGGAAGAACTACGACATCGGAGGCTGTTTTAGATGAGAACTCGTCGGAGATACGGACTTCGAAGTTCGTCTATGATATTTCCCGATTTTATCTTCCGGGAACCCACAACCGTGAAAATCTAGCGGCGGCGATTCTTGCATCGGAAGCGATAGGGGGAAAACCTGAATCGATCCAATCTCAAATCCCACTTTTTAAAGGCCTGCCGCACCGCTTTCAAATTGCGGGAGAAAGACAAGGCATTTCGTTTATCAACGATTCCAAATCCACAAACCTACACAGCATGCTCGCGGGAATGTCCACTTGGAAGAATCTGGATCAAACCTGTCTAATTTTAGGAGGCAGACCGAAGCAGGAAGATCCGAAACCGCTTTATGATTTTCTAATGCGCGGCATCGGCTCGGTGTTTTTAATCGGAGAAGCGAGATCCGTTTGGGAAATCGGAATTCGGAAAGTCGTCGGAGATCGATTGTTCTCCGTTGAAAATCTGAACGACGCGTTCGATCTATTCAAAAAAGGGAATGTGATTTCAAAAACCGTTTATGGCAATGTTCTAAAAAGAATCCGACTGCCGAACGGAGCCGAAATCGGTGCGATAGTTTTTTCACCGGCTTGCGCGAGTTTCGATCAATATAAGAATTTCGAGGAAAGAGGAAATCATTTTCTTTCTTTGGTGGAAGATTTTATCCGCACAATCGATTGA
- a CDS encoding STAS domain-containing protein — translation MLEHKVQDDVLIVYLKGRLDVSIANEVEENLNDLIDNQGHKKVILNMQEVDYMSSSGFRACISTLRKLNSKEGVLKISNIKPAVKRIFDVIELTSLFDIRETEDEALKSF, via the coding sequence TTGCTTGAGCATAAAGTACAAGACGACGTTTTGATTGTATATCTCAAAGGACGTTTGGATGTTTCCATCGCCAATGAGGTTGAGGAAAATCTAAATGATCTGATTGACAATCAAGGTCATAAAAAAGTAATTCTGAATATGCAGGAAGTGGATTATATGTCTTCGTCCGGTTTCAGAGCTTGTATTTCCACTCTTAGAAAATTAAATTCGAAAGAAGGTGTATTAAAAATTAGTAATATCAAACCGGCGGTAAAGCGGATCTTTGACGTAATCGAACTCACCTCTCTTTTTGACATTCGCGAAACCGAAGACGAGGCTTTGAAATCTTTCTAA